One window of the Sparus aurata chromosome 7, fSpaAur1.1, whole genome shotgun sequence genome contains the following:
- the her12 gene encoding hairy-related 12 — MAPCSTNFSSVHHIRISERDNIKLRKPLVEKMRRDRINTCIEQLKTILEKEFHKQEPNSKLEKADILEMTVSFLRQQLQPGLRHSTDYNQGYSHCWRDSVHFLSAGSNTEASATPLHGLQQQEKQHHQAQRTSSLSTVCSTLRPTTLQDSSSSRGPVWRPW, encoded by the exons ATGGCTCCCTGCTCCACCAACTTCTCCTCTGTTCACCACATCAGGATCTCTGAGAGAGATAACATCAAA TTGAGAAAACCCCTCGTGGAGAAAATGCGCAGAGATCGCATCAACACTTGCATCGAGCAGCTCAAGACGATCCTGGAGAAGGAGTTCCACAAGCAGGAGCCCAACTCCAAGCTGGAGAAAGCCGACATCCTGGAGATGACTGTGAGCTTCCtgaggcagcagctgcagccaggACTCCGTCACAGCACAGACTACAACCAAGGCTACTCTCACTGCTGGAGGGACTCTGTGCACTTCCTCTCTGCAGGATCCAACACAGAGGCCTCCGCCACTCCTCTGCACGgcctccagcagcaggagaagcagcaccatcaggcCCAGAGAACCAGCAGCCTCTCCACAGTTTGCTCCACCCTCAGGCCCACCACGCtgcaggacagcagcagcagcagaggcccCGTGTGGAGGCCCTGGTAG
- the LOC115585483 gene encoding transcription factor HES-5-like, protein MAPCSTNFSSVHHIRISERDNIKLRKPLVEKMRRDRINTCFEQLKTILEKEFHKQEPNSKLEKADILEMTVSFLRQQLQPGLRHSTDYNQGYSHCWNKSVTPQQVKQHHQAQRTRSFSTVCSTLRPTTLQDNSSSRGPVWRPW, encoded by the exons ATGGCTCCCTGCTCCACCAACTTCTCCTCTGTTCACCACATCAGGATCTCTGAGAGAGATAACATCAAA TTGAGAAAACCCCTCGTGGAGAAAATGCGCAGAGATCGCATCAACACTTGCTTCGAGCAGCTCAAGACGATCCTGGAGAAGGAGTTCCACAAGCAGGAGCCCAACTCCAAGCTGGAGAAAGCCGACATCCTGGAGATGACTGTTAGCTTCCtgaggcagcagctgcagccggGACTCCGTCACAGCACAGACTACAACCAAGGCTACTCTCACTGCTGGAATAAGTCCGTCACTCCTCAGCAagtgaagcagcaccatcaggcCCAGAGAACAAGAAGCTTCTCCACAGTTTGCTCCACCCTCAGGCCCACCACGCTGCaggacaacagcagcagcagaggcccCGTGTGGAGGCCCTGGTAG